A region of Saccharococcus thermophilus DNA encodes the following proteins:
- a CDS encoding stage II sporulation protein B — protein MDKHRQEITVRINGRESPFTMDKPKQLDKAEIPENRIDENANRVESSGLSPSLPSINKKRNKSNIWNARAKSAVISIVIAIMVGTSFGFIVLNMIPKQKTHSLPVEEAGLSASIETETSTQPEANRVNENESVSSPFTISVIQAGVFSDAKAAADYAKQLKSSSIPVVTVGDQPVALLIGVGQDKETLRKVSQQYGGEVRSTYIKSLSFDNTDSGKRTSVIEAGETLYMHMAAVSTVLLGKSDVKADVWKELENDYKQFAAKPIPNDKNVKRYVSAIKDAYLALVAYKTNQQEELLRKTQQELLEALRSYMTIFPLRS, from the coding sequence ATGGACAAGCATCGGCAGGAAATTACGGTGAGAATTAACGGAAGAGAGAGTCCGTTTACCATGGATAAACCAAAACAACTAGATAAAGCGGAAATTCCGGAAAATAGGATCGATGAAAATGCGAATCGTGTAGAATCATCCGGATTGAGCCCCTCCTTGCCATCCATCAACAAGAAACGCAACAAGAGCAATATCTGGAATGCCCGCGCAAAATCAGCGGTCATTTCCATTGTCATCGCTATTATGGTTGGGACAAGCTTCGGTTTCATTGTATTAAATATGATTCCAAAACAAAAAACTCATTCGCTGCCTGTGGAGGAAGCAGGGCTATCTGCTTCCATCGAAACGGAAACTTCAACGCAGCCGGAAGCCAATCGAGTTAATGAAAATGAGTCCGTTTCTTCTCCATTTACCATCAGCGTCATTCAAGCAGGAGTATTTTCGGATGCCAAAGCGGCAGCTGACTATGCCAAACAGCTGAAGTCTTCATCTATCCCTGTTGTGACGGTGGGGGATCAACCGGTCGCCTTGTTGATCGGCGTCGGGCAGGACAAAGAAACGTTGCGGAAAGTCAGTCAGCAGTATGGAGGCGAAGTGCGAAGCACATATATCAAATCATTGTCGTTCGACAATACGGATAGCGGCAAACGCACTTCCGTTATTGAGGCAGGCGAAACGTTATATATGCACATGGCGGCTGTTTCCACCGTTTTATTAGGGAAAAGCGACGTAAAAGCCGATGTGTGGAAGGAATTAGAAAACGATTATAAGCAGTTTGCCGCAAAACCGATTCCGAATGATAAAAATGTAAAACGATATGTTTCCGCGATAAAAGATGCTTATCTCGCCTTAGTTGCGTATAAAACGAACCAGCAGGAAGAGCTATTGCGGAAAACGCAACAGGAGCTGCTCGAAGCGCTGCGATCATACATGACCATTTTTCCATTGCGAAGCTAG
- a CDS encoding Maf family nucleotide pyrophosphatase gives MKQLILASSSPRRKELLELANLSFQVLVSHIEEHIHEAETPEQTVQSLAYQKAKAIASQHPDAYVIGADTIVVYQNNRLGKPKTKEEAAQMLRMLSGQEHEVLTGVAILSPNGQALFVEKTKVFFWDLTEEEIANYIESGEPMDKAGAYGIQGRAALFVKRIEGDYFNVVGLPLSRTVRELKKLGW, from the coding sequence GTGAAACAGTTAATTTTAGCGTCCAGTTCCCCGCGCCGGAAAGAGCTTCTTGAATTAGCGAACCTCTCATTTCAAGTCCTCGTGAGCCACATTGAAGAACACATTCATGAAGCGGAAACTCCAGAGCAAACGGTGCAGTCGCTTGCATACCAAAAGGCGAAAGCGATTGCTTCCCAACATCCTGATGCGTACGTCATCGGGGCGGATACCATCGTCGTCTATCAAAACAACAGGCTTGGAAAGCCGAAAACGAAAGAAGAAGCAGCGCAGATGCTGCGCATGCTGTCGGGACAAGAGCATGAAGTATTGACAGGTGTGGCGATTCTATCTCCGAATGGACAAGCATTGTTTGTCGAAAAAACAAAAGTATTTTTTTGGGATTTAACCGAAGAAGAAATTGCTAATTACATCGAGTCGGGAGAACCGATGGACAAGGCGGGGGCATATGGCATTCAAGGACGCGCCGCTTTGTTTGTGAAACGGATTGAAGGTGATTATTTTAACGTCGTCGGCCTTCCGCTGTCGCGAACGGTGCGCGAACTAAAGAAGCTTGGCTGGTAA
- a CDS encoding type II secretion system protein has translation MLLRDNRGMTLIELLAVIVILGIISSIAVVAVLQLIEKSKERAFVSDAYMLYEAARLYVGAEKVEFLPARSSAALTYRQLVDEELLHPLQDPFTGNVLPPETNPSYVLITKGEDGSLNYSICLKGETKQICTYSDTSPEVPVEALSVEQIRDR, from the coding sequence ATGCTGCTGCGGGACAATCGTGGAATGACGCTCATCGAGCTCTTGGCTGTCATCGTTATTTTAGGAATTATATCCTCTATCGCGGTGGTTGCGGTGCTTCAGCTGATTGAAAAATCAAAGGAGAGGGCGTTTGTATCGGACGCCTATATGCTTTACGAAGCGGCGCGGCTTTATGTTGGAGCGGAAAAAGTGGAGTTTTTGCCAGCGCGCTCTTCGGCAGCATTGACATACCGCCAGCTTGTCGATGAAGAATTGCTTCATCCGCTCCAAGATCCGTTTACCGGCAATGTGCTGCCACCGGAAACGAATCCGTCTTATGTGCTCATCACCAAAGGTGAAGACGGATCGCTTAACTATTCTATTTGCTTAAAAGGAGAAACGAAGCAAATATGCACTTATTCCGACACGTCTCCGGAAGTTCCTGTCGAAGCATTGTCTGTGGAACAAATTCGTGACCGATAA
- the radC gene encoding RadC family protein, which produces MTWMIRDVPKDIRPRERLLSSGPESLADHELLAILLRTGTKEESVLQLAHRLLQCFEGLRLLKDATVEEITSIKGIGTTKAIQILAAIELGRRIHSLGSHDRYVIRSPEDGAKYVMEDMRFLSQEHFVAIYLNTKNQVIHRKTIFIGSLNASIVHPREVFKEAIKRSAASIICVHNHPSGDPTPSREDIDVTKRLAECGRIIGIELLDHLIIGDQKFVSLKEKGYV; this is translated from the coding sequence ATGACATGGATGATACGCGACGTGCCAAAGGATATTCGTCCGCGCGAACGCCTTCTTTCTTCTGGGCCGGAAAGTTTGGCGGACCATGAGCTGCTTGCGATTTTGCTGCGGACAGGAACGAAAGAAGAATCGGTATTGCAGCTAGCCCATCGCCTTCTTCAGTGTTTTGAAGGGCTTCGGCTGTTGAAAGACGCGACAGTTGAAGAAATAACAAGCATCAAAGGAATCGGAACGACAAAGGCGATCCAAATTTTAGCGGCGATTGAGCTTGGCAGGAGGATTCACAGCCTCGGCTCCCATGACCGCTATGTGATTCGTTCTCCTGAAGATGGCGCAAAATATGTTATGGAAGATATGCGTTTTTTGTCGCAAGAACATTTTGTCGCCATTTATTTAAATACAAAAAATCAAGTGATTCATCGAAAAACGATATTTATTGGCAGTCTAAACGCCTCCATCGTTCATCCGCGTGAAGTGTTTAAAGAAGCCATTAAGCGATCAGCTGCCTCGATCATTTGCGTGCACAATCATCCCTCCGGCGACCCAACTCCAAGTCGAGAAGATATTGATGTAACGAAGCGGCTTGCCGAATGCGGCCGGATCATTGGCATTGAACTCCTAGATCATCTAATTATTGGCGATCAAAAATTCGTCAGTTTGAAAGAAAAAGGGTATGTGTAG